The DNA window GGCCAAAGCGGCTATCCAGATGCCTATGTTCCATCTGAAGATTTTGGATCCGTCAAGCGGCGGGATGGGAATCAGATTGAACAGCGCCAGAGAGGCGTTCAGGCTGGCCAGGAGGAAGAACGGCACGACGATGACGTTGCCGTTGAAGGCGAAGCATCCGATGAGGCCTATGGCGGCGAAGACTATGTTGACGGCAGGCCCGGCTATGCTTATCTTCCCGTTGGTCTTGGGGTCCATCTGATTCGCGGCTATCATCACGGCTCCGGGCGCGGCGAACAGGAATCCCGCGAAGGAAAGGATCACAGAGAACATCAGCCCGGCCGGGAACATGCGGTATTCCGACCAGAGACCGTGCTTCTGGGCGACGAATTTGTGCCCAAGCTCATGCAGCAGAAAGCTGATGACCACGAGAACGACGGAAGTCAGGAAAAGGCCGACATATTTTACGGTCCCTTCGCCGAAGAAGTGTTCGAAAGCGGTCATTATGAAACGGTTGTTCCTGGACACATAAATCAGCGTGAATGACAGCGCAAGGACCAGAACGGAAATCGTGATGTCCCTGAGCTCAACCTTGCTGAAGCGTGGGCTACCGAATCCCGTGTTGACTTGGTATGTCGCTCCGTTAGCCATGGACGGCGATTTCACAGCACA is part of the Candidatus Methanomethylophilaceae archaeon genome and encodes:
- a CDS encoding site-2 protease family protein, which translates into the protein MTAFEHFFGEGTVKYVGLFLTSVVLVVISFLLHELGHKFVAQKHGLWSEYRMFPAGLMFSVILSFAGFLFAAPGAVMIAANQMDPKTNGKISIAGPAVNIVFAAIGLIGCFAFNGNVIVVPFFLLASLNASLALFNLIPIPPLDGSKIFRWNIGIWIAALAVAAAEFILLFRMGLYYTL